The following proteins come from a genomic window of Actinomarinicola tropica:
- a CDS encoding ABC transporter substrate-binding protein, which yields MRTQHRIATGMAIVLMLVAAACGDDGDDGTVTESGQRPEETTAPADDDGGGTFPVTVSADNGEVTIESRPEAIVSISPTGTEMLFAIGAGDQVVAVDEYSYYPEEAPVTDLSGFQPNVEAIASYEPDLVVLSTDPGDVADGLERIGIPAIHLDSAEDLDDTYRQLELLGVATGNVGSAAEVVSQMQTEIDEIVATIPDDLAERTYFHELDSQLYSVSSDTFIGRVYALLGLRSIGDEAPDDAGNYPQLSEEFVLDADPDFIFLADAQCCDQSPETVAARPGWDTLTAVEEGRVIVVDEDAASRWGPRIVDFLREVADEVLATADAG from the coding sequence GTGAGGACACAGCACCGGATCGCCACGGGGATGGCGATCGTGCTCATGCTGGTCGCCGCGGCGTGCGGCGACGACGGCGACGACGGCACCGTCACCGAATCGGGCCAGCGCCCGGAGGAGACGACCGCACCGGCGGACGACGACGGGGGCGGCACGTTCCCGGTCACCGTCAGCGCCGACAACGGGGAGGTGACGATCGAGTCGCGGCCCGAGGCCATCGTCTCCATCTCGCCGACCGGCACCGAGATGCTCTTCGCGATCGGGGCCGGGGACCAGGTGGTCGCGGTCGACGAGTACTCGTACTACCCGGAGGAGGCGCCGGTGACGGACCTCTCCGGCTTCCAGCCCAACGTGGAGGCCATCGCCTCCTACGAGCCGGACCTGGTCGTCCTGTCGACCGACCCCGGCGACGTGGCGGACGGGCTCGAGCGCATCGGGATCCCGGCGATCCACCTCGACTCGGCCGAGGACCTCGACGACACGTACCGCCAGCTCGAGCTGCTGGGCGTGGCCACCGGGAACGTGGGCTCGGCCGCCGAGGTCGTGTCGCAGATGCAGACCGAGATCGACGAGATCGTGGCGACGATCCCCGACGACCTCGCGGAGCGCACCTACTTCCACGAGCTCGACAGCCAGCTCTACAGCGTCTCGTCCGACACCTTCATCGGGCGGGTGTACGCCCTGCTGGGGCTCCGCAGCATCGGCGACGAGGCGCCCGACGACGCCGGGAACTACCCGCAGCTGTCCGAGGAGTTCGTGCTCGACGCCGACCCGGACTTCATCTTCCTGGCCGACGCCCAGTGCTGCGACCAGTCGCCGGAGACCGTCGCCGCTCGCCCCGGCTGGGACACCCTCACCGCGGTCGAGGAGGGCCGGGTCATCGTGGTCGACGAGGACGCGGCGTCCCGCTGGGGCCCCCGCATCGTCGACTTCCTGCGGGAGGTCGCCGACGAGGTCCTGGCGACGGCGGACGCCGGCTGA
- a CDS encoding FecCD family ABC transporter permease produces MSEQPTRVTVEAIVRADAPVAPEASRLRRSWLVVGLGALAAAFAVSVSLGPAGLPLGGVVTEMVSALPGVDVGEGLSDRHAAILWQMRLPRIVLGALVGGTLALAGAAYQGVFRNPLADPYLLGVAAGAGLGATLAIAYGPDTTSWPVDALPIFAFVGAVLGVALAWGVGHTASSAQSVATLILAGVAIASFLTAIQTYVQQRESETLREVYGWILGRLSTSGWHEVLLVLPYVVVSTIVILLHRRLLDVLSVGDDEAGSLGVRTTLVRLVVIGAATFGTAAVVAVSGLIGFVGIVVPHVVRMVAGSSYRIVLPLSLMLGAAFLVATDLVARTVFSPAELPIGVITAFFGAPFFALVLRTSRRFGL; encoded by the coding sequence ATGAGCGAGCAGCCCACCCGGGTCACGGTCGAGGCGATCGTCCGCGCCGACGCGCCCGTCGCGCCGGAGGCGAGTCGGTTGCGCCGATCGTGGCTCGTGGTGGGCCTCGGCGCGCTGGCGGCGGCGTTCGCCGTCAGCGTGTCGCTCGGACCGGCCGGGCTGCCCCTCGGCGGGGTGGTCACCGAGATGGTCTCCGCCCTGCCCGGCGTCGACGTCGGCGAGGGCCTCTCCGATCGCCACGCGGCGATCCTCTGGCAGATGCGGCTCCCGCGCATCGTCCTCGGGGCGCTCGTCGGCGGCACGCTCGCCCTGGCCGGCGCGGCCTACCAGGGCGTGTTCCGCAACCCGCTCGCCGACCCGTACCTGCTCGGCGTCGCCGCGGGCGCGGGCCTCGGCGCCACCCTGGCGATCGCCTACGGGCCCGACACCACCTCCTGGCCCGTCGACGCCCTGCCGATCTTCGCCTTCGTCGGCGCCGTGCTCGGCGTCGCGCTGGCCTGGGGCGTGGGGCACACCGCGTCGTCGGCGCAGAGCGTCGCCACGCTGATCCTCGCAGGCGTCGCGATCGCTTCGTTCCTCACCGCCATCCAGACCTACGTCCAGCAGCGCGAGTCCGAGACGCTGCGCGAGGTCTACGGGTGGATCCTCGGTCGGCTCTCGACCTCGGGCTGGCACGAGGTGCTCCTCGTCCTGCCCTACGTCGTCGTGAGCACGATCGTCATCCTCCTCCACCGCCGCCTGCTCGACGTGCTGAGCGTCGGCGACGACGAGGCGGGGAGCCTCGGCGTCCGCACCACGCTCGTCCGGCTGGTCGTCATCGGCGCCGCCACGTTCGGCACCGCCGCCGTCGTCGCCGTCAGCGGTCTCATCGGCTTCGTCGGCATCGTCGTGCCCCACGTCGTGCGCATGGTCGCCGGCAGCAGCTACCGCATCGTGCTGCCCCTGTCGCTGATGCTCGGCGCCGCCTTCCTGGTGGCGACCGACCTCGTCGCTCGCACGGTGTTCAGCCCGGCCGAGCTGCCGATCGGCGTCATCACCGCCTTCTTCGGCGCCCCGTTCTTCGCCCTCGTCCTGCGCACCAGCCGGAGGTTCGGACTGTGA
- a CDS encoding ABC transporter ATP-binding protein, whose amino-acid sequence MSSIEIHDLSVSFGDFRAVDGLSADIAPGAWVGLIGPNGAGKSTLLRALLGLVAHDGRCTVDGHDARDLSRREVSRRLAFVPQSPSCPPDMAVADYVLLGRTPYIPHLGTESRHDVAVVADVLDRLDLTDFVGRRLGTLSGGELQRVVLARALAQQAPVLVLDEPTSALDIGHQQQVLELVEDLRHEAELTVISAMHDLTLAGQFADELLLMSNGRRIAMGPPTEVLTEHTIGEHYGASVRVLRDECGGIVVVPTRSHRTAGVGSRAVDGERADERR is encoded by the coding sequence GTGAGCAGCATCGAGATCCACGACCTCTCCGTCTCGTTCGGCGACTTCCGGGCGGTCGACGGCCTGAGCGCCGACATCGCGCCCGGCGCGTGGGTCGGGCTCATCGGCCCGAACGGCGCGGGCAAGAGCACGCTCCTGCGTGCGCTCCTCGGCCTGGTGGCCCACGACGGCCGCTGCACCGTGGACGGGCACGACGCCCGGGACCTCTCCCGGCGCGAGGTCTCCCGCCGGCTGGCGTTCGTGCCCCAGTCGCCGAGCTGCCCGCCCGACATGGCCGTCGCGGACTACGTGCTGCTCGGCCGCACCCCCTACATCCCCCACCTCGGCACCGAGAGCCGCCACGACGTGGCCGTGGTGGCCGACGTCCTCGACCGGCTCGACCTCACCGACTTCGTCGGGCGACGGCTCGGCACCCTCTCCGGCGGCGAGCTCCAGCGGGTCGTCCTGGCGCGGGCGCTCGCCCAGCAGGCGCCGGTTCTCGTGCTCGACGAGCCGACGAGCGCGCTCGACATCGGGCACCAGCAGCAGGTGCTCGAACTGGTCGAGGACCTCCGCCACGAGGCCGAGCTGACGGTCATCAGCGCGATGCACGACCTCACGCTGGCGGGCCAGTTCGCCGACGAGCTGCTGCTGATGAGCAACGGCCGCCGGATCGCGATGGGCCCCCCGACCGAGGTGCTCACCGAGCACACGATCGGCGAGCACTACGGCGCGTCAGTGCGGGTCCTGCGCGACGAGTGCGGCGGGATCGTCGTCGTCCCCACACGGTCGCATCGCACGGCCGGCGTGGGGTCCCGTGCCGTCGACGGCGAGCGGGCGGACGAGCGGCGGTGA
- a CDS encoding cobyric acid synthase: MSRSLAVWGTTSGAGKSLVTTGLARWFARQGVRVVPFKAQNMSNHARVVEGGEIGAAQWLQALAAGVDPDVRMNPVLTKPEADGRSQVVVLGQVDEDLSRAAWRGRATSVWPRVVDALDDLRADADLVLVEGAGSPAETNLADVDLANLATADHLDAPALLLADIDRGGAFAHLFGTWSLVPDDHRHRIAGFVLNRFRGDPTLLAPAPEELSGRTGVPTIGVLPELAHRLPDEDGASFAPVVRGGRPRVGVVRYPTASNLDELAGVVEVADVVAATEPRHLVDAELIVLPGAKHVTSDAAWLRTSGVGAAIRGAAEAGVRVLGICGGAQLLGEDVVDADGVEGPAGVRVDGLGLLPLRTELHRAKVVRATTIELPRELARPWEAVAGRRARAYEIHHGHTGPTDDGRQVWSHGPVLAVTAHGLLEDPDVVEVLLGRRPTGLDATFDLLADAVEEHLDTEQLRRIAGFDG, encoded by the coding sequence GTGAGCCGGTCCCTCGCCGTCTGGGGGACGACGAGCGGGGCGGGCAAGAGCCTCGTCACCACCGGCCTGGCCCGTTGGTTCGCGCGGCAGGGCGTGCGCGTGGTGCCGTTCAAGGCCCAGAACATGTCGAACCACGCGCGGGTGGTCGAGGGCGGGGAGATCGGTGCGGCCCAGTGGCTCCAAGCACTGGCCGCGGGCGTCGACCCCGACGTGCGCATGAACCCCGTCCTGACGAAGCCGGAGGCCGACGGCCGCAGCCAGGTCGTCGTGCTCGGGCAGGTGGACGAGGACCTGTCACGCGCCGCGTGGCGCGGACGGGCGACATCGGTGTGGCCCCGCGTGGTCGATGCCCTCGACGACCTCCGCGCCGACGCCGACCTCGTCCTGGTGGAGGGCGCGGGCAGCCCGGCGGAGACCAACCTCGCCGACGTCGACCTGGCCAACCTCGCCACCGCCGACCACCTCGACGCGCCCGCGCTGCTGCTGGCCGACATCGACAGGGGCGGCGCGTTCGCCCACCTCTTCGGCACCTGGTCCCTCGTGCCCGACGACCACCGGCACCGCATCGCCGGGTTCGTGCTCAACCGCTTCCGCGGCGACCCCACGCTGCTGGCGCCCGCACCCGAGGAGCTCTCCGGGCGGACGGGGGTCCCGACGATCGGCGTCCTCCCGGAGCTGGCGCACCGGCTGCCCGACGAGGACGGCGCGTCGTTCGCACCGGTGGTGCGCGGCGGCCGCCCCCGGGTCGGGGTCGTCCGCTACCCGACCGCGTCGAACCTCGACGAGCTCGCCGGCGTCGTCGAGGTGGCCGACGTCGTCGCGGCGACCGAGCCGCGTCACCTCGTCGACGCCGAGCTCATCGTCCTCCCCGGCGCCAAGCACGTCACGAGCGACGCCGCCTGGCTCCGCACCTCGGGCGTCGGCGCCGCGATCCGCGGTGCGGCGGAGGCGGGCGTGCGCGTGCTCGGCATCTGCGGCGGCGCGCAGCTGCTCGGGGAGGACGTGGTGGACGCCGACGGCGTCGAGGGGCCTGCAGGCGTCCGGGTGGATGGCCTCGGCCTGTTGCCGCTGCGGACGGAGCTGCACCGCGCCAAGGTCGTCCGGGCGACGACGATCGAGCTGCCGCGCGAGCTGGCCCGGCCGTGGGAGGCCGTCGCGGGCCGTCGCGCACGCGCCTACGAGATCCACCACGGCCACACGGGCCCCACCGACGACGGCCGCCAGGTCTGGTCGCACGGGCCGGTCCTCGCCGTGACGGCGCACGGGCTGCTCGAGGACCCCGACGTGGTCGAGGTGCTGCTCGGCCGGCGGCCCACGGGGCTCGACGCCACCTTCGACCTCCTCGCCGACGCGGTCGAGGAGCACCTCGACACCGAGCAGCTCCGGCGGATCGCCGGGTTCGACGGCTGA
- a CDS encoding RNHCP domain-containing protein → MSTRRRRGPESFRCRHCGLDVSLDAPGTAHRNHCPTCLWSRHVDDVPGDRAADCGASMEPIAISVRGDGEWVLVHRCTGCHEVHLNRSAGDDNPLALVRIAVRPLALTPFPLEWLGRL, encoded by the coding sequence TTGTCGACACGACGACGTCGCGGCCCGGAGTCGTTCCGGTGCCGCCACTGCGGGCTGGACGTGTCCCTGGACGCGCCCGGCACCGCCCACCGCAACCACTGCCCGACCTGCCTCTGGAGCCGGCACGTCGACGACGTCCCCGGCGACCGCGCCGCCGACTGCGGCGCCTCGATGGAGCCGATCGCCATCTCGGTGCGGGGGGACGGGGAGTGGGTCCTCGTCCACCGGTGCACGGGGTGCCACGAGGTGCACCTCAACCGCAGCGCGGGCGACGACAACCCGCTGGCGCTGGTGCGCATCGCGGTCCGACCGCTCGCGCTGACGCCGTTCCCGCTCGAGTGGCTGGGACGGCTGTGA
- a CDS encoding glycosyltransferase family protein, with product MGGTTGQRERAAFAVAVLVLVAWGLHWLWGPGLPPGVDTTGHLTRLEVGVDLLASGRLDGWFDRAMLGYQTHLMYGPGLALAVGALRLVTFGLLSTAGAYELVGVLALVAVVPATAALARSLRVPLAGARAAGVLALAVSSGRGGGIEGAFDLGLMPNHMAVPLVVLAWAWMADDRPRPLGLGLVVGAVALTHPQSLVALVLFAPLVLLTGWVVGSVRSVPWWLVGAAATAAGSTAWWWVPAVLHRDLRGVLTSWDLPTFAEHVHLVVEGRRGWIGWAALLVVLAWPAGLALGILARDRALVALAMLPVAALALLHAIEALLVDRFPEAVMLPNRGFAYACLLAAPLVGDVLGRAAGARPAAAWAAAAVAVAVTMPALRPPDGVFDRPVPGMRAAAEDLAARVPEGRRFAYVESDVDQPGVVAPGRWLGWASGATNLGPFGAEFAPGVGPTLMVFEPPDVETVDRWVARARQLGVSHLVSGDPGTREVLAAARELDLVVTHPPVAIWEVGGRMPFAVVEARAEEVTLSIPPGHPTTVPVAIGYHPGWSARVDGRTVTTGEDPHGILTVQVPAGPQEVELTWSEPSGHGLGRWLTVGAAVALGAIRLRRRHRPGSLRA from the coding sequence ATGGGGGGGACGACGGGACAGCGGGAGCGCGCGGCCTTCGCCGTCGCCGTCCTGGTCCTGGTCGCCTGGGGGCTCCACTGGCTGTGGGGGCCCGGCCTGCCGCCGGGCGTGGACACGACCGGGCACCTCACCCGGCTCGAGGTCGGGGTCGACCTGCTCGCGTCGGGCCGCCTGGACGGCTGGTTCGACCGGGCGATGCTCGGCTACCAGACCCACCTGATGTACGGGCCCGGGCTCGCGCTGGCCGTCGGTGCCCTCCGCCTTGTCACCTTCGGCCTGCTGAGCACGGCAGGGGCCTACGAGCTCGTCGGCGTGCTGGCGCTGGTGGCCGTCGTCCCCGCCACCGCCGCGCTGGCACGCTCGCTGCGGGTCCCCCTCGCCGGCGCCCGCGCCGCCGGGGTGCTCGCTCTCGCCGTCTCGTCCGGGCGAGGCGGTGGGATCGAGGGCGCCTTCGACCTCGGCTTGATGCCGAACCACATGGCCGTCCCGCTCGTCGTGCTCGCCTGGGCGTGGATGGCCGACGACCGGCCGCGGCCGCTCGGCCTCGGGCTCGTCGTCGGTGCCGTCGCCCTCACCCACCCGCAGTCGCTCGTGGCCCTCGTCCTCTTCGCCCCGCTCGTCCTGCTCACCGGGTGGGTCGTCGGGTCGGTCCGGTCGGTGCCGTGGTGGCTCGTCGGCGCCGCGGCGACAGCAGCCGGGTCGACCGCGTGGTGGTGGGTACCCGCGGTCCTCCACCGGGACCTGCGTGGCGTCCTCACCTCCTGGGACCTGCCCACCTTCGCCGAGCACGTGCACCTCGTCGTCGAGGGCCGCCGCGGCTGGATCGGGTGGGCCGCGCTCCTCGTCGTCCTCGCCTGGCCGGCGGGGCTCGCGCTCGGGATCCTGGCGCGGGATCGCGCGCTCGTCGCGCTCGCGATGCTGCCGGTGGCGGCGCTGGCCCTCCTGCACGCGATCGAGGCCCTGCTCGTCGACCGGTTCCCCGAAGCGGTGATGCTGCCGAACCGGGGCTTCGCCTACGCCTGCCTGCTCGCGGCGCCGCTCGTCGGCGACGTCCTCGGTCGGGCAGCCGGTGCCCGACCCGCGGCGGCGTGGGCCGCGGCCGCGGTCGCCGTCGCGGTGACCATGCCCGCGCTCCGCCCGCCCGACGGGGTGTTCGATCGGCCGGTCCCCGGCATGCGGGCGGCAGCCGAGGATCTGGCGGCACGGGTGCCGGAGGGGCGGCGGTTCGCGTACGTCGAGTCGGACGTCGACCAGCCGGGCGTCGTCGCCCCGGGCCGGTGGCTCGGCTGGGCCAGCGGTGCGACGAACCTCGGGCCGTTCGGCGCCGAGTTCGCACCGGGGGTCGGTCCGACCCTCATGGTGTTCGAACCGCCGGACGTCGAGACCGTCGACCGGTGGGTGGCCCGTGCGCGCCAGCTGGGCGTCAGCCACCTCGTGTCCGGCGACCCCGGGACGCGCGAGGTGCTGGCCGCCGCCCGCGAGCTCGACCTCGTCGTGACCCACCCGCCGGTCGCGATCTGGGAGGTCGGGGGACGCATGCCGTTCGCGGTGGTGGAGGCGCGCGCCGAGGAGGTCACGCTGTCGATCCCGCCGGGCCACCCGACCACCGTGCCGGTGGCGATCGGCTACCACCCCGGCTGGTCCGCCCGTGTCGACGGGCGGACCGTCACCACCGGTGAGGACCCCCACGGGATCCTCACCGTGCAGGTGCCGGCCGGACCGCAGGAGGTCGAGCTCACCTGGAGCGAGCCGTCGGGCCACGGGCTCGGCCGGTGGCTCACCGTCGGCGCGGCGGTTGCCCTGGGCGCAATCCGCTTGCGCCGTCGGCACCGCCCGGGGAGCCTGCGCGCATGA
- a CDS encoding rRNA adenine N-6-methyltransferase family protein: MSAGRRPRWGWHRLADDAARKVVARTPVRPGDLVVDLGAGCGALTRHLVAAGAEVIAVELHPERLAELRRRFAGHPVTVVRADVRDLRLPRRPFRVVANPPFEATDAILRRLLGRGSALVSADLVLPRHAVERWAGPSAPGAGRWRREWHAGSGGALPRRWFRPAAPMPIEVLRIRRR, encoded by the coding sequence GTGTCCGCGGGGCGGCGCCCGCGCTGGGGGTGGCACCGGCTCGCTGACGACGCGGCGCGGAAGGTCGTCGCCCGCACCCCGGTTCGACCCGGCGACCTGGTCGTCGACCTGGGCGCCGGCTGTGGCGCGCTCACCCGCCACCTCGTCGCGGCCGGCGCCGAGGTGATCGCTGTGGAGCTGCACCCCGAGCGCCTGGCCGAGCTGCGCCGCCGGTTCGCCGGCCATCCGGTCACCGTCGTGCGGGCCGACGTGCGCGACCTGCGCCTCCCCCGACGGCCCTTCCGGGTCGTCGCCAACCCGCCGTTCGAGGCCACCGACGCCATCCTCCGCCGACTGCTCGGCCGGGGCTCGGCGCTCGTCTCCGCCGACCTCGTGCTGCCACGCCACGCCGTCGAGCGGTGGGCAGGGCCGTCGGCACCCGGCGCGGGGCGGTGGCGCAGGGAGTGGCACGCCGGTTCAGGCGGCGCGCTCCCGCGCCGGTGGTTCCGACCTGCGGCGCCGATGCCGATCGAGGTGCTGCGGATCAGGCGGCGGTGA
- a CDS encoding flavodoxin family protein: MRTVVIYESLTGTTREAAEVIGEELRADGVDVVVCPIDGIDLAALAAADLVIVGSWVDGFVFLGQRPGRAGRLRNMPVIDGKKAAVFCTYAVDPGKTLTKLSQIVTDRGGDVVGGLAIRRTEVEEGAREFVDRVLGTVDA, from the coding sequence ATGCGCACCGTGGTCATCTACGAGAGCCTCACCGGCACCACCCGGGAGGCGGCCGAGGTCATCGGCGAGGAGCTCCGCGCCGACGGGGTCGACGTCGTCGTCTGCCCGATCGACGGGATCGACCTCGCGGCGCTCGCCGCCGCCGACCTCGTGATCGTCGGGAGCTGGGTCGACGGCTTCGTGTTCCTCGGCCAGCGGCCGGGCCGCGCCGGGCGCCTGCGCAACATGCCGGTCATCGACGGGAAGAAGGCGGCGGTCTTCTGCACCTACGCCGTCGACCCCGGCAAGACCCTCACCAAGCTCAGCCAGATCGTCACCGATCGGGGTGGCGACGTCGTCGGCGGTCTCGCCATCCGCCGCACCGAGGTTGAAGAGGGCGCGCGCGAGTTCGTCGACCGCGTCCTCGGCACCGTCGACGCCTAG
- a CDS encoding ferrochelatase, which yields MTDGTDAARYDAVVVVSFGGPEGPDDVMPFLENVTRGRGVPRERLEEVAEQYMLFGGVSPINAQTGALVDALRAELGADGPDLPVYWGNRNWRPYLADTMAEMAHDGVRRALAFVTSAYSSYSACRQYLEDIDAARAAVGPEAPSVDKIRQYWNHPGFVDPFRDGLRAALADLGDRDARRTHLLFTAHSLPLSMAASSDYELQLRDAMELVAGHVAPDAPRELVWQSRSGPPQVPWLEPDVNDRLRTLSTTGVDQVVIVPVGFTSDHQEVVFDLDTQAAATAREVGIEVRRVPTPGVDPRFVRMVRDLVEERCVGATPVALGPLGPRSAPCAAGCCPAPTRPG from the coding sequence ATGACCGATGGCACCGACGCTGCCCGCTACGACGCCGTCGTCGTCGTCTCCTTCGGGGGCCCCGAGGGGCCCGACGACGTCATGCCCTTCCTCGAGAACGTCACCCGGGGTCGCGGCGTCCCGAGGGAGCGCCTCGAGGAGGTCGCCGAGCAGTACATGCTCTTCGGCGGGGTCTCGCCGATCAACGCCCAGACCGGCGCGCTCGTCGACGCGCTGCGCGCCGAGCTCGGCGCCGACGGGCCGGACCTGCCCGTCTACTGGGGCAACCGCAACTGGCGCCCCTACCTCGCCGACACGATGGCCGAGATGGCGCACGACGGGGTGCGCCGGGCCCTGGCCTTCGTCACGTCGGCGTACAGCTCATACTCGGCCTGCCGGCAGTACCTGGAGGACATCGACGCCGCGCGCGCCGCGGTGGGGCCCGAGGCGCCGTCGGTCGACAAGATCCGCCAGTACTGGAACCACCCCGGGTTCGTCGACCCGTTCCGCGACGGCCTCCGTGCCGCGCTGGCCGACCTCGGCGATCGCGACGCCCGACGGACTCACCTGCTCTTCACCGCCCACTCGCTCCCCCTCTCGATGGCGGCGTCGAGCGACTACGAGCTCCAGCTGCGCGACGCGATGGAGCTCGTCGCCGGTCACGTGGCCCCCGATGCCCCGCGGGAGCTCGTCTGGCAGTCCCGCAGCGGCCCGCCGCAGGTGCCCTGGCTCGAGCCCGACGTCAACGACCGGCTGCGCACCCTCTCCACCACCGGTGTGGATCAGGTCGTGATCGTGCCCGTCGGGTTCACCTCGGACCACCAGGAGGTGGTCTTCGACCTCGACACCCAGGCGGCGGCGACCGCACGGGAGGTCGGCATCGAGGTGCGCCGGGTCCCGACCCCCGGCGTCGACCCCCGGTTCGTCCGGATGGTGCGCGACCTGGTGGAGGAGCGCTGCGTCGGTGCCACGCCGGTCGCGCTCGGGCCCCTCGGCCCCCGTTCGGCGCCGTGCGCGGCCGGGTGCTGCCCCGCGCCCACCCGGCCCGGTTGA
- a CDS encoding universal stress protein — translation MARIVVGIDGSAGGDEALRWALDEARRAGATLEVVLAWSHLEQPAGEFRPDYGADDAHAALRAAVDRVGDAAGVDVLLTAVNDLPARALIEAARRADLLVVGSRGLGGFTGLLLGSVSQQVSSHSSVPVVVVHPRDTTG, via the coding sequence GTGGCACGCATCGTGGTCGGGATCGACGGGTCGGCCGGTGGCGACGAGGCCCTGCGCTGGGCGCTCGACGAGGCCCGACGAGCAGGTGCCACGCTCGAGGTGGTCCTCGCGTGGTCCCACCTCGAGCAACCGGCCGGCGAGTTCCGACCCGACTACGGGGCTGACGACGCCCACGCCGCGCTGCGCGCCGCCGTGGACCGCGTGGGCGACGCGGCCGGGGTCGACGTGCTCCTCACCGCCGTCAACGACCTCCCGGCGCGGGCCCTGATCGAGGCCGCCCGCCGCGCCGACCTGCTCGTCGTCGGCTCGCGGGGGCTGGGCGGGTTCACCGGTCTGCTGCTCGGATCGGTCAGCCAGCAGGTGTCGTCGCACTCGTCGGTGCCCGTCGTGGTCGTCCACCCCCGCGACACCACCGGCTGA
- a CDS encoding MFS transporter: MFATSFPITILSVSLTDIAEEFDTTTSVLTWVISGPMLLSALSLPVLGKLGDLYGHRKVFLTGFTLATLVSATTALAWDPFSLIGLRSMAQIIGGATQPTSMALVMLVFAPADRVKAIGYWSFVAAGAPAIGLAVGGPLIDLFGWRLIFVIQAVLAGFALALATVILPESQPKRVRFDVAGALALTFVVGSLMLIIGQGPSWGFTHPALLASYVVLPVAVPAFIAIERRSDAPLVPLEFLRRRNFTFALLTSFLMGSVYMGGFVLSPIALRDGFGLSATVAATVMLLRTGVYSLSSPLGGQLGARYGTRSMAVWGTAFLALSMLVFIAGTHFDVLIVFCAALLAQGLGNGISRPPVTAALANSVPEGDLGMATALQRMTMQIGNSFGIAMMSAAYDDSGTAGAFVAPFTVGLVLAIVNVGIATFLRADVHATADDEEAATDGEEPGDEELVDGAAASVEVATEHRR; the protein is encoded by the coding sequence ATGTTCGCGACCTCGTTCCCGATCACGATCCTCTCGGTCTCCCTCACCGACATCGCGGAGGAGTTCGACACCACGACGTCGGTGCTCACGTGGGTGATCTCCGGCCCCATGCTGCTGTCGGCCCTCTCGCTGCCGGTGCTCGGCAAGCTCGGCGACCTCTACGGGCACCGCAAGGTGTTCCTCACCGGCTTCACGCTCGCGACGCTCGTCTCGGCCACGACCGCCCTGGCCTGGGATCCCTTCAGTCTCATCGGCCTTCGCTCCATGGCCCAGATCATCGGTGGGGCGACCCAGCCGACGTCGATGGCGCTGGTGATGCTCGTGTTCGCACCGGCCGACCGGGTGAAGGCCATCGGCTACTGGTCGTTCGTCGCCGCCGGCGCGCCGGCGATCGGCCTCGCCGTCGGCGGTCCGCTCATCGACCTGTTCGGCTGGCGCCTGATCTTCGTGATCCAGGCCGTCCTCGCCGGCTTCGCGCTCGCGCTGGCGACCGTGATCCTCCCGGAGAGCCAGCCCAAGCGGGTGCGGTTCGACGTCGCCGGCGCGCTGGCCCTCACGTTCGTCGTCGGCTCGCTGATGTTGATCATCGGGCAGGGGCCCTCGTGGGGCTTCACCCACCCTGCCCTGCTGGCGTCCTACGTCGTCCTGCCGGTGGCGGTGCCCGCCTTCATCGCCATCGAGCGCCGCTCCGACGCACCGCTCGTCCCGCTCGAGTTCCTCCGCCGCCGCAACTTCACGTTCGCCTTGCTCACCAGCTTCCTCATGGGCTCGGTGTACATGGGCGGCTTCGTGCTGTCGCCGATCGCCCTGCGCGACGGGTTCGGCTTGTCCGCCACCGTCGCCGCCACGGTGATGCTCCTGCGGACCGGCGTCTACTCGCTGTCCTCGCCGCTCGGCGGCCAGCTGGGCGCCCGCTACGGGACCCGGTCGATGGCGGTGTGGGGCACCGCCTTCCTCGCCCTGTCGATGCTGGTGTTCATCGCCGGCACCCACTTCGACGTCCTCATCGTGTTCTGCGCGGCCCTCCTCGCCCAGGGCCTCGGCAACGGGATCTCACGGCCGCCCGTCACGGCCGCGCTGGCGAACTCCGTGCCCGAGGGCGATCTCGGCATGGCGACGGCCCTCCAGCGGATGACGATGCAGATCGGCAACTCGTTCGGCATCGCCATGATGTCGGCGGCCTACGACGACTCGGGGACGGCCGGCGCGTTCGTCGCCCCCTTCACCGTCGGCCTCGTGCTCGCGATCGTCAACGTCGGGATCGCCACCTTCCTCCGTGCCGACGTGCACGCCACCGCCGACGACGAGGAGGCAGCGACCGACGGCGAGGAGCCTGGCGACGAGGAGCTCGTCGACGGGGCCGCCGCGTCGGTCGAGGTCGCCACGGAGCACCGCCGGTAG